A stretch of the Amycolatopsis sp. BJA-103 genome encodes the following:
- a CDS encoding family 2 encapsulin nanocompartment cargo protein polyprenyl transferase, translated as MTTIDTGTGARPAAEVLTWSRNLLDPALREAVGGLPESMRLIAGYHFGWWDEHGRPSTSDGGKALRPALALLSAQAVGGDAEVAVPVAVAVELVHNFSLLHDDVMDRDTTRRHRPTAWTVFGTGAAILAGDALLSRALELLAPFGQTALRVLSTAVIDLLEGQSADLKFEERGDVDTAECVRMAEGKTGALLGASCTLGALAGEGRQDQVDRLTEYGRALGLAFQHIDDLLGIWGDPAVTGKPVHSDLSNRKKSLPVVAALHSGTEAGRELEALYRKENLDVAELPHAAELVERAGGRTWSQEQADALLTGALHHLAVSSPVPRPGTELAALAKLVVRRRY; from the coding sequence TTGACGACCATCGACACCGGCACCGGTGCCCGTCCCGCCGCCGAAGTCCTGACGTGGAGCAGGAATCTGCTCGACCCGGCACTGCGCGAGGCCGTCGGCGGGCTTCCCGAGTCCATGCGGCTCATCGCCGGTTACCACTTCGGCTGGTGGGACGAGCACGGCCGTCCGTCCACTTCGGACGGCGGGAAGGCGTTGCGGCCCGCGCTCGCGCTGCTGTCGGCGCAGGCTGTCGGCGGTGACGCCGAAGTGGCCGTCCCGGTGGCCGTCGCGGTGGAACTGGTGCACAACTTCTCGCTGCTGCACGACGACGTGATGGACCGGGACACCACCCGGCGGCACCGCCCGACGGCCTGGACGGTGTTCGGCACCGGCGCCGCGATCCTCGCCGGGGACGCCCTGCTGTCCCGGGCCCTCGAACTGCTGGCCCCGTTCGGGCAGACCGCGCTGCGGGTGCTGAGCACGGCCGTGATCGATCTTCTGGAAGGGCAGAGCGCGGACCTGAAGTTCGAAGAACGCGGTGACGTCGACACCGCCGAATGCGTACGGATGGCCGAGGGGAAGACCGGCGCGTTGCTCGGGGCGTCGTGCACGCTCGGCGCGCTCGCCGGGGAAGGGAGGCAGGATCAGGTCGACCGGCTGACCGAGTACGGGAGGGCACTCGGGCTGGCGTTCCAGCACATCGACGATCTCCTCGGGATCTGGGGCGATCCGGCGGTGACCGGGAAACCGGTCCACTCGGATCTCTCCAACCGGAAGAAGTCCCTGCCGGTGGTGGCCGCGCTCCACTCCGGGACGGAAGCCGGGCGAGAACTGGAGGCCTTGTACCGCAAGGAAAACCTCGACGTCGCGGAATTGCCCCACGCGGCGGAACTGGTGGAACGGGCGGGCGGCCGGACATGGAGCCAGGAGCAGGCCGACGCGCTCCTGACCGGCGCGCTGCACCATCTCGCCGTCTCGAGTCCGGTGCCCCGCCCAGGCACCGAGCTCGCGGCCCTCGCGAAACTGGTGGTGCGGCGACGATATTGA
- a CDS encoding DUF4396 domain-containing protein, with product MAASATLHCLTGCAIGEVLGMVIGTALGLGNVATIVLAVALAFVFGYALTMRGVLKSGLPFGTALKVALAADTVSIAVMEIVDNGVMLVVPGAMEAGLASLLFWGALAFSLAVAFVLTVPVNKWMIGRGLGHAKVHAHHGGHEGHAH from the coding sequence ATGGCGGCGTCGGCGACCCTGCACTGCCTCACCGGCTGTGCGATCGGCGAGGTCCTCGGCATGGTGATCGGCACGGCGCTCGGCCTGGGCAACGTGGCGACGATCGTCCTGGCGGTGGCGCTCGCGTTCGTCTTCGGCTACGCGCTGACCATGCGCGGCGTGCTGAAGTCGGGCCTGCCGTTCGGTACCGCGCTCAAGGTGGCGCTGGCCGCGGACACCGTGTCGATCGCGGTCATGGAGATCGTCGACAACGGAGTCATGCTGGTGGTGCCGGGCGCCATGGAGGCCGGGCTCGCGAGCCTGCTGTTCTGGGGCGCGCTGGCGTTCTCGCTGGCCGTCGCGTTCGTGCTGACGGTGCCGGTGAACAAGTGGATGATCGGGCGCGGTCTTGGGCACGCGAAGGTCCACGCGCACCACGGTGGCCACGAAGGCCACGCTCACTGA
- a CDS encoding IS30 family transposase, translating into MVAGGFVLPRSVRVRFWGAVRAGYLPKPAARLVDVSHETGRRWFAQAGGVIGNAPGSLGERYLSMAEREEISRGLSGDLSYREIARQLARAPSTISREVTNNGGRGGYRAHRAESAARDRARRPKTAKLAEAGNRELRDHVQARLLQEWSPGQITARLAMEFPDRPEMRVSHETIYQSLYVQSRGALRRELTACLRTGRALRRPRKQAQARRSRIPDLVEISERPAEAEDRAVPGHWEGDLITGAGNKSAIGTFVERSTRFVVLLHLPNGHDAIQVRDAMIEAIQTLPHQLRRSLTWDRGNEMARHADITLATDMAIYFCDPHSPWQRGSNENTNGLLRQYFPKGTNLHQHTAEDLAAVAARLNSRPRKTLDWHTPLEKLTTLLS; encoded by the coding sequence GTGGTGGCTGGCGGGTTCGTGTTGCCGCGTTCGGTGCGGGTGCGTTTTTGGGGTGCGGTGCGGGCGGGGTATCTGCCCAAGCCTGCCGCCCGTTTGGTGGATGTGTCGCACGAGACCGGGCGACGGTGGTTCGCGCAGGCTGGCGGGGTGATCGGGAACGCACCTGGCTCGTTGGGCGAGCGCTATCTGAGTATGGCTGAGCGGGAGGAGATCTCTCGTGGTCTGTCCGGGGATCTCTCTTATCGGGAGATCGCTCGGCAGTTGGCCCGGGCGCCGTCGACGATCAGCCGGGAGGTGACGAACAATGGCGGCCGGGGTGGGTATCGAGCGCATCGGGCGGAGTCAGCGGCGCGCGATCGGGCCCGGCGGCCGAAGACTGCGAAGCTGGCCGAGGCCGGTAATCGCGAGTTGCGGGATCATGTGCAGGCGCGATTGCTGCAGGAGTGGTCTCCAGGGCAGATCACAGCCAGGCTTGCGATGGAGTTTCCTGACCGGCCGGAGATGCGAGTGTCACACGAGACGATTTACCAGTCCTTGTATGTGCAGAGCCGGGGAGCGCTGCGCCGCGAGCTCACCGCGTGTTTGCGGACCGGGCGGGCGTTGCGCCGACCGCGCAAGCAGGCGCAGGCACGACGATCACGGATCCCTGACCTCGTGGAGATCAGCGAACGGCCGGCCGAAGCCGAGGATCGGGCAGTCCCGGGTCATTGGGAAGGCGACCTGATCACCGGTGCCGGCAACAAGTCCGCGATCGGCACCTTCGTGGAGCGCTCCACCCGGTTCGTCGTGCTGCTGCACCTGCCCAACGGCCACGACGCGATCCAGGTCCGGGACGCGATGATCGAAGCGATCCAGACTCTCCCGCATCAGTTACGGCGGTCACTGACCTGGGACCGGGGCAACGAGATGGCCCGACACGCCGACATCACCCTCGCCACCGACATGGCCATCTACTTCTGTGACCCGCATTCCCCATGGCAACGCGGATCGAACGAGAACACCAACGGCCTGCTCCGCCAGTACTTCCCCAAAGGGACCAACCTGCACCAGCACACCGCCGAAGACCTCGCCGCGGTCGCCGCACGACTCAACAGCCGCCCCCGCAAAACACTCGACTGGCACACCCCACTCGAGAAACTCACCACGCTACTGTCCTAA
- a CDS encoding bestrophin-like domain, translated as MGIYLTGIAWVVGAAAGAGFVGYLVRKFGWDEGRPDNNDAAGQVFTIVGGLHAVLVAFILISLFDSTSAARDGSYHEADSLVAAVWAADSLGTEVKDEVRKLSAEYIKTVEQKEWPRMAEGGDVAPDTGWAQLDQLRKAVDKASSDDDWVRERKAEAAAQLWQVYEARQDRLNAVEGGRVGGVVWFALIIGSLISVLLPNLFGGTRLAAHLVIVSTLAGTVTLLLFAIYQLQNPFGGGVRIPPDAFTAALARIA; from the coding sequence ATGGGTATTTACCTGACCGGCATCGCCTGGGTCGTCGGAGCGGCGGCGGGGGCGGGGTTCGTCGGCTACCTCGTCCGCAAGTTCGGCTGGGACGAGGGGCGGCCCGACAACAACGACGCCGCCGGCCAGGTGTTCACCATCGTCGGCGGGCTCCACGCCGTCCTGGTCGCGTTCATCCTGATCTCCCTCTTCGACTCCACGAGCGCGGCGAGGGACGGCTCCTACCACGAGGCGGACAGCCTGGTCGCCGCCGTCTGGGCCGCGGACTCGCTGGGGACCGAGGTCAAGGACGAGGTCCGGAAGCTGAGCGCGGAGTACATCAAGACGGTCGAACAGAAGGAGTGGCCGCGGATGGCCGAAGGCGGGGACGTCGCCCCCGACACCGGCTGGGCGCAGCTCGACCAGTTGCGCAAGGCGGTGGACAAGGCCTCGTCGGACGACGACTGGGTCCGCGAGCGCAAGGCCGAGGCGGCCGCTCAGCTCTGGCAGGTCTACGAGGCCCGGCAGGATCGGCTCAACGCGGTCGAGGGCGGCCGGGTCGGCGGTGTCGTCTGGTTCGCGCTCATCATCGGCAGCCTCATCTCGGTGCTGCTGCCCAACCTGTTCGGCGGCACCCGGCTGGCCGCGCATCTGGTGATCGTGTCCACCCTGGCCGGTACGGTCACGCTCCTGTTGTTCGCGATCTACCAGCTGCAGAACCCGTTCGGCGGAGGGGTGCGGATCCCTCCCGACGCGTTCACCGCCGCGCTGGCGAGGATCGCCTGA
- a CDS encoding autoinducer 2 ABC transporter substrate-binding protein translates to MRGPTKTLVVATVLALGMVFGLTGCASEEPAGMAAKPIRIAFVPKVAGIPYFEAMNTGGIAAAKQLGVEWTSTGPATVDPAAQVSIVRDLVDQRVDVIAIAPNDPKTMAPAITDARAKGVHVITSDTDAPGTDRELFVNQATPEGIGKALTDALMKKMGGAGKYAIVSCGETAENLNAWIAVQRAYTATEYPSAQLVETVYAGEDKDNATTLAKDLMAKYPDLTGLVGECTTSAPGVAEAVRSQQKIGRVFTVGVGTPQAIKPYLLDGSASLSVLWNVESLGYLTAWAGKQIAEGRQLGASNKVNLELPAIKYEEATKTVLLGDPLLITRENVDQFKY, encoded by the coding sequence ATGCGAGGGCCGACCAAGACGCTCGTCGTGGCCACTGTGCTCGCTTTGGGCATGGTGTTCGGGCTGACCGGATGCGCGAGCGAAGAGCCCGCGGGCATGGCGGCCAAGCCGATCCGGATCGCGTTCGTGCCGAAGGTCGCGGGCATCCCGTACTTCGAGGCGATGAACACCGGCGGGATCGCCGCGGCCAAGCAGCTCGGTGTCGAATGGACTTCGACCGGACCTGCCACGGTGGACCCCGCCGCACAGGTCTCGATCGTGCGCGACCTCGTCGACCAGCGGGTGGACGTCATCGCGATCGCCCCGAACGACCCCAAAACGATGGCACCGGCGATCACCGACGCGCGGGCCAAGGGCGTCCATGTGATCACTTCGGACACCGACGCGCCCGGCACCGATCGCGAGCTCTTCGTCAACCAGGCCACCCCGGAGGGCATCGGCAAGGCGCTCACCGACGCCCTGATGAAGAAGATGGGCGGCGCGGGCAAGTACGCGATCGTCTCCTGCGGCGAGACCGCCGAGAACCTCAACGCGTGGATCGCCGTGCAGCGTGCGTATACCGCCACGGAGTATCCCAGCGCTCAGCTCGTCGAGACGGTCTACGCCGGCGAGGACAAGGACAACGCCACCACGCTGGCCAAGGACCTGATGGCCAAGTACCCGGACCTCACCGGCCTGGTCGGCGAGTGCACGACGTCGGCCCCCGGGGTCGCCGAAGCGGTCCGCTCGCAGCAGAAGATCGGCCGAGTCTTCACCGTCGGCGTCGGAACGCCGCAGGCGATCAAGCCGTACCTCCTGGACGGTTCCGCTTCGCTTTCGGTGCTGTGGAACGTCGAATCACTCGGCTACCTCACCGCCTGGGCGGGAAAGCAGATCGCCGAAGGCAGGCAGCTCGGCGCGTCGAACAAGGTCAATCTCGAACTCCCGGCGATCAAGTACGAAGAAGCCACGAAGACCGTACTGCTGGGCGACCCGCTGTTGATCACGCGCGAGAACGTGGACCAGTTCAAGTACTGA
- a CDS encoding family 2B encapsulin nanocompartment shell protein, which yields MTITDNPQLSLGKAAARTLATTTKSVPQMQGISSRWLLRVLPWVQVSGGAYRVNRRLSYAVGDGRVAFTTAGAEVRVIPPELGELPPLRGFDDEEVLSELAGRFVQRELSAGDTLTEFGHRADQVFLIAHGKIDKLGVGAYGDETVLGALADGGHFGSQILVDDDAIWEFTAKAVTSCTVLSLSRTAFADILDRSDSLRDHLGAFSAGGSQASNDHGEARIDVASGHDGEPLLPGTFVDYETKPREYELSVAQTVLRVHTRVADLYNQPMDQVEQQLRLTIEALRERQEHELINNTGFGLLHNADFSHRVHTRTGPPTPDDLDELLALVWKDPGFFLAHPRAIAAFSRECSKRGIYPDAVDLDGHQVPAWRGIPILPCNKIPVTETSTSSILLMRTGEDTQGVVGLHQVGLPDEYRPGLNVRFMGISEQAIISYLVSAYYSAAVLVPDALAILENAELGREG from the coding sequence GTGACGATCACGGACAACCCGCAACTGAGCCTCGGCAAGGCCGCCGCTCGCACGCTGGCCACGACCACCAAATCGGTCCCGCAGATGCAGGGCATCTCGTCGCGATGGCTGCTGAGAGTGCTGCCGTGGGTTCAGGTTTCGGGAGGCGCGTACCGGGTCAACCGCCGGCTGAGCTACGCCGTCGGCGACGGGCGGGTCGCCTTCACCACCGCCGGCGCCGAGGTCCGGGTGATCCCGCCGGAACTGGGCGAACTCCCGCCGCTGCGGGGTTTCGACGACGAAGAGGTCCTCAGCGAACTCGCCGGCAGGTTCGTCCAACGGGAACTGTCCGCGGGCGACACCCTCACGGAATTCGGCCACCGGGCCGACCAGGTCTTCCTGATCGCGCACGGAAAGATCGACAAGCTCGGTGTCGGCGCGTACGGCGACGAGACCGTCCTCGGCGCCCTCGCCGACGGCGGGCATTTCGGATCGCAGATCCTGGTCGATGACGACGCGATCTGGGAGTTCACCGCGAAGGCGGTCACCTCCTGCACCGTGCTTTCCTTGTCCCGCACAGCTTTCGCCGACATCCTCGATCGCTCGGACAGCTTGCGCGACCATCTCGGCGCGTTCTCCGCCGGCGGATCGCAGGCGAGCAACGATCACGGTGAGGCGCGGATCGACGTCGCGTCGGGCCACGACGGCGAACCGCTCCTTCCCGGCACCTTCGTCGACTACGAGACCAAACCGCGCGAGTACGAACTCAGCGTCGCGCAGACCGTCCTGCGGGTGCACACCCGGGTCGCCGACCTCTACAACCAGCCGATGGACCAGGTCGAGCAGCAGTTGCGGCTGACCATCGAGGCGTTGCGCGAGCGGCAGGAACACGAGCTGATCAACAACACCGGCTTCGGGCTCCTGCACAACGCGGACTTTTCCCATCGCGTCCACACCCGCACCGGCCCGCCGACGCCGGACGACCTCGACGAGCTGCTCGCCTTGGTGTGGAAGGACCCCGGTTTCTTCCTCGCGCATCCGCGGGCGATCGCGGCGTTCAGCCGGGAATGCAGCAAACGGGGGATCTATCCGGACGCCGTCGACCTGGACGGCCATCAGGTGCCCGCCTGGCGCGGGATCCCGATCCTGCCGTGCAACAAGATCCCCGTCACCGAGACCAGCACCAGCTCGATCCTGCTGATGCGGACCGGTGAGGACACTCAGGGCGTCGTCGGCCTGCATCAGGTCGGGCTGCCCGACGAGTACCGGCCCGGACTGAACGTCCGCTTCATGGGGATCAGCGAACAAGCGATCATTTCGTACCTGGTGAGCGCGTACTACTCGGCTGCGGTGCTGGTGCCTGACGCACTGGCGATCCTGGAGAACGCCGAACTCGGACGCGAAGGCTGA
- a CDS encoding DUF6923 family protein: MSVVDGMTRAAATVAVAGLVGASALLAPMAARAAESCLVVQAETGSHGKSKLRWIDVGSGTTTRVTDAGYRLNALGYSATRDLVFGVAEGLSRGAHAVTIDRDGDTRDLGPITRAGNRLPVWSPVAGVTAGAIGGNSWYLLRNGTLYTVDLTPGERYLRVIRTVFLRPITLAHDVNDFAYHNGLLYGVSTTWRGKGAVITIDPSSGKVREADDARFPPADVYGSVVLGRDGALYATANRIGGRSVLYRLDRGGRVTEVRSGPPLAGSDAAGCLTAPEPPKPEPPKPEPPKPTPTPVPNPPTPTSTPSPTPAPVPVPTPPPSPSPTSSPSPTPSPTPSPSPSPTPAPAPKVVPPPVPVPKPTRAAPPREREEAAETDPHARTKEKRRWGLTALVLILGGGAAAGAVRRAR, translated from the coding sequence GTGAGCGTCGTGGACGGGATGACGCGGGCGGCGGCGACGGTGGCCGTCGCCGGGCTGGTGGGGGCGTCGGCGCTGCTGGCCCCGATGGCCGCGCGCGCCGCCGAATCCTGCCTGGTGGTGCAGGCGGAGACCGGGTCGCACGGGAAGTCGAAGCTGCGCTGGATCGATGTCGGCTCGGGGACCACCACGCGGGTGACCGATGCGGGGTACCGGCTCAACGCGCTCGGTTACTCCGCGACACGGGACTTGGTCTTCGGTGTCGCCGAAGGACTCAGCCGGGGCGCGCACGCGGTGACGATCGACCGGGACGGCGACACCCGGGACCTCGGCCCGATCACCCGGGCGGGGAACCGGCTGCCGGTGTGGAGTCCCGTCGCGGGTGTCACCGCGGGCGCGATCGGCGGGAATTCCTGGTACCTGCTCAGGAACGGCACCCTGTACACGGTGGATCTGACACCGGGGGAGCGGTACCTGCGGGTGATCCGGACGGTGTTCCTGCGGCCGATCACGCTCGCCCACGACGTCAACGATTTCGCGTACCACAACGGACTGCTCTACGGCGTTTCCACCACCTGGCGCGGAAAAGGGGCCGTGATCACCATCGACCCGTCGTCCGGCAAGGTCCGCGAAGCCGACGACGCCCGGTTCCCGCCCGCCGACGTCTACGGTTCCGTCGTGCTCGGCCGTGACGGTGCCTTGTACGCCACGGCGAACCGGATCGGCGGGCGCAGTGTGCTGTACCGACTGGATCGCGGTGGGCGGGTGACCGAGGTGCGGTCCGGTCCGCCGCTGGCGGGTTCGGACGCGGCGGGCTGTCTCACCGCCCCCGAGCCGCCGAAGCCCGAGCCTCCGAAACCGGAACCGCCCAAGCCGACGCCCACTCCGGTACCCAACCCGCCCACGCCCACATCCACGCCGTCCCCGACGCCTGCTCCCGTCCCGGTTCCGACGCCGCCACCGTCTCCGTCCCCGACGTCGTCGCCGAGCCCGACTCCGAGTCCGACGCCCAGTCCGTCGCCGTCCCCGACGCCTGCTCCCGCGCCCAAGGTGGTCCCGCCGCCCGTTCCGGTGCCGAAGCCGACCCGCGCGGCGCCGCCGAGGGAACGCGAGGAGGCGGCGGAGACCGATCCGCACGCCCGCACGAAGGAGAAGCGCCGGTGGGGTTTGACCGCGCTGGTCCTGATCCTCGGCGGGGGAGCCGCGGCGGGTGCCGTGCGGCGGGCCCGGTGA